Proteins from one Besnoitia besnoiti strain Bb-Ger1 chromosome XIII, whole genome shotgun sequence genomic window:
- a CDS encoding HECT-domain (ubiquitin-transferase) domain-containing protein (encoded by transcript BESB_030190) has protein sequence MFADFRHNSHRTIDLSGSSRPSFVRGRQSGLSTGAGAVSRSSLLEFQRRERQLREQHRKSVDASSKIQKCWKAAFARRRAKAESRRAFDATVAALYRGEAAGSDAQTAEESSAASGQTGGREARRAGPGGCPRCRAEIRRALPVLIRNLAFFFDPEDDGSRKISQACLRGAEEKEASAGACGSDADQGRPETAVVRTREETRAHAPVHGGEEGADLAEGTLFHFRGAPGCADDVSRLGLVCEWLRELGKHHESGGGSCGEGKERWGHDPTALAKNGSLAATEVEPSCLFCLAVSQPSRRENGVSSAPAPLALSTPCAAVALPPADAPAGRPSDPPGPSSWGLQGGAPPCVRVSPRLTALTLLRLVLQCVALRYRATLFESAPASLLPPLRFRGGSDAPARIGSSSGAFAWTQLRPALGWRGSVLSSSLSALARAQAAPAGSERQAAEGERAEPARFTALGSEAPKQPEGDRSPFSRAGELAQGGLRQAEGLSEARGGDAGARGAPALTPAPFLLLPPERSLAERQYLQSEREVNSHEAGLWVQIARDVLLALSAAPLAAGASLAGGASAGDADAARTDASDAAGSEPEAVASRSCAPARACHGEEALADLVKNWRRAGRHGMMALLADALVGALLASGIASAGEEGSARQQFEAVERAERQTARVVETCLRACDPNDVGGEVEFLVHLLGAPCLLPVPSGAGAAEAGPWRRRVGLLSRLVEGRLASVPGTSALQANLVAMQVQGVAAKLRKAEGAEGAKFPARLLVATGARALLASPQAAPPQEAVRLRNGPQRREAETQLRELMTKEVFPRDAAGLNPGARAGGGSESRVDAQDGRQSDLQHAETKAPHGGSPPLALWLVGNALALLYGQLRAAELDQDASAPRGVEKPVAAQRALLCLLCWGGSFVHDALLRQSVLSSEEQHAASLSASGRELRAQLRLLMAAGVLRALFACADQDPSNRFPPLLRLFFPPSLCAESRPAEDTEADRVDGEAADLSESDEDLSDGAEAVMADVDAQGAEAPTSAPSLGMDRLILNALAMNTSLSAHLLPVIRLVLDEECRGDVDEFLRQLGPAPLFDSPLGQVLRAACTLLQYQLELMYDSELVDSARMSSLSGFFPAPDPAASSASSASLFCSSSSAPLLTVPDIQWLSLTLNKVAWKLLQACYAPPPAVSLSALRSPPATASAWARLSPGALAILGGGTAGASRRVPAAGRGSALRPVLTTLVRQLFDRNSRLHFLPETSWILPETMSLLKSKALLHQQERLAQLDAPFLAAAAATEGLERVANSGVKHAEKILGALLTELPHTLTFEDRVLVFYDKINADRLQYRDVAHQLPFDPSLHTIRRDYIVEDGLFALGYADVHDLKGFFRIQFITDEGVPEEGIDGGGLFKEFLVLLSRKVFDPNYGLFKSSSDNSLYPNPSARLVHQNPSMLYTALGKVVGKALYEKILIEPQLNRVFLNLLLGRPNQVDDVQALDPVVHRNLLFLKHYSDNVQNLALTFSVTLGDFGSNEEEDLIPNGRNISVTNDSKLRYIQAVAHYKCTKQIAKQTQAFLHGLAQVIPLKWLQMFSPAELQLLISGSPRGFDVADLREYAQFTGGFEASSPTIRWLWEILEDMTSEERSKFLMFVTSCSRPPLLGFRNLHPSFTVHRVPETHRLPTTSTCVNLLKLPPYESKKVLRERLLEAVEGTQGFGLS, from the exons ATGTTTGCGGACTTCCGCCACAACTCGCACCGCACAATCGACTTGTCTGGCTCGTCGCGTCCCTCCTTCGTTCGCGGGCGCCAGAGCGGACTCTCCACCGGGGCGGGGGCTGTCAGTCGCTCCTCGCTCCTCGAGTttcagcggcgcgagaggcagctgcgcgagcagcaCCGGAAGTCTGTGGACGCCTCTTCGAAGATCCAGAAATGCTGGAAAGCAGCcttcgcgcggagacgcgccaaGGCGGAAAGCCGACGCGCTTTTGACGCGACGGTGGCTGCGCTGTACCGTGGCGAAGCTGCAGGAAGCGACGCACAGACAGCCGAGGAgagctcggcggcgagcggacaGACGGGAGGCCGAGAGGCAAGACGTGCGGGGCCGGGGGGCTGCCCGCGTTGCCGCGCGGAAATTCGTCGAGCGCTCCCGGTGCTCATTCGCAACTTGGCCTTTTTCTTCGACCCTGAGGACGACGGCAGCCGGAAGATCTCGCAGGCGTGTCTTCGGGGggccgaagaaaaagaggcgagcgcgggcgcctgcgggagcGATGCCGACCAGGGGCGCCCCGAGACGGCTGTTGTACGTACACGCGAGGAGACCCGCGCTCATGCGCCGGTCCacgggggggaggaaggcgccgactTGGCAGAAGGTACCCTTTTTCATTTTCGTGGAGCGCCGGGCTGCGCAGACGATGTGTCGCGCCTCGGACTTGTATGTGAGTGGCTCCGCGAGCTCGGGAAGCACCACGAAAGCGGAGGGGGGTCTtgcggcgaaggcaaggAGCGGTGGGGCCACGATCCCACAGCTCTCGCGAAAAATGGCTctctggcggcgacggaagTGGAGCCTtcgtgtctcttctgtctgGCGGTTTCACAGCCGAGCAGACGTGAAAATGGCGTCTCTTCCGCTCCCGCTCCTCTTGCTTTGTCCACCCCCTGTGCAGCTGTGGCTCTGCCTCCGGCCGACGCCCCAGCGGGACGGCCTTCTGACCCGCCAGGACCGTCCTCGTGGGGCCTCCAGGGCGGGGCGCCGCCCTGTGTGCGCGTGTCGCCTCGTCTCACCGCGCtcacgctgctgcgtctcgtgCTGCAgtgcgtcgccctgcgctACCGCGCGACGCTCTTTGagagcgcgcctgcgtcgctgctccCGCCCTTGCGCTTCCGTGGTGGGtcagacgcgccggcgcgaatCGGCTCCTCCTCAGGCGCGTTTGCCTGGACGCAGTTGCGGCCGGCGCTCGGCTGGCGCGGGAGCGTCCTCAgctcgtcgctctcggcgctcgcgcgggcgcaagcggcccccgcggggtcggagcggcaggcggcggagggcgagcgggcCGAGCCTGCGCGTTTCACGGCCCTGGGCTCGGAGGCTCCGAAGCAGCCGGAGGGCGACCGCAGCCCCTTCTCCAGGGCGGGGGAGCTCGCACAGGGCGGGCTCCGACAGGCAGAAGGCCTTTCAGAGGCGAGAGgtggagacgcgggcgcccgcggcgcgcccgcgttgACCCCGGCGCCGTTTCTGCTCCTGCCGCCTGAGCGGAGCCTCGCCGAGAGACAGTATCTTCAAAGCGAGCGAGAAGTGAACAGCCACGAGGCAGGGCTCTGGGTGCAGATAGCGCGCGACGTCCTGTTagccctctctgcggctcccTTGGCCGCAGGGGCCTCCCttgccggcggcgcttctgcaggagacgcagacgccgctcgGACGGATGCCTCGGATGCCGCTGGCTCAGAACCggaggccgtcgcctccagaTCCtgtgcgcccgcgcgcgcttgccacggcgaagaggcgctaGCCGACCTCGTAAAGaactggcgccgcgcggggagGCACGGGATGATGGCCCtgctcgcggacgcgctggtcggcgctcttctcgcttccgGCATCGCGTCCgctggcgaagaaggaagcgcaAGGCAACAATTCGAAGCCGTGgagcgcgccgagaggcagacggcacgcgtcgtcgagacctgcctgcgcgcgtgcgacCCAAACG ATGTCGGCGGCGAAGTCGAGTTCCTGGTTCACCTCCTCGGGGCGCCGTGTCTCCTTCCGGTCCCTTcgggcgcgggggccgcggaggcgggcccgtggcgccggcgcgtgggCCTCCTGTCGCGCCTGGTGGAGGGGCGATTGGCGTCAGTGCCAGGGACGAGTGCCCTGCAGGCGAATCTCGTGGCGATGCAGGTGCAAGGCGTCGCTGCGAAGCTTCGAAAGGCGGAGGGTGCCGAGGGAGCAAAGTTTCCAGCGAGGCTGCTGGTCGCCACGGGCGCGAGGGCCCTTCTCGCGAgtccgcaggccgcgccccCACAGGAGGCGGTGCGACTCCGCAAcgggccgcagcggcgcgaggctgagACGCAGTTGCGGGAGTTGATGACGAAGGAAGTTTTTCCacgagacgccgcgggtCTGAaccccggcgcgcgcgcgggcggtggCTCAGAGAGCCGAGTGGATGCACAGGACGGCCGCCAGAGCGACCTGCAGCACGCAGAAACAAAAGCGCCTCATGGAGGGAGTCCCCCCCTCGCACTGTGGCTCGTCGGGaacgccctcgccctcctctacGGGCAGCTTCGCGCTGCCGAGTTGGACCAAGACGCCAGTGCGCCGCGGGGCGTGGAGAAGCCGGTggctgcgcagagggcgcTGCTGTGCCTTCTCTGCTGGGGGGGCAGTTTCGTGCATGACGCACTCCTTCGGCAGAGCGTGTTGAGCTCCGAGGAGCAACACGCGGCGAGCTTGAGCGCCAGCGGAagggagctgcgcgcgcagctgcggcttctgatggccgcgggcgtcctccgcgccctcttcgcctgcgcggacCAGGACCCCTCGAACA GATTTCCTCCGCTCCTGCGCCTTTTCttcccgccgtcgctgtGTGCGGAGTCGCGCCCGGCGGAGGACACGGAGGCCGACAGAGTCGATGGAGAAGCCGCAGATCTCTCAGAAAGCGACGAGGATTTGtccgacggcgcagaggccgtcaTGGCGGATGTCGACGCCcagggcgccgaggcgccgacgtCTGCCCCCTCGCTCG GAATGGATCGCCTCATCCTGAATGCCCTCGCGATGAACacgtcgctctccgcgcaccTGCTCCCGGTCATCCGACTCGTG CTGGACGAAGAGTGCAGAGGCGACGTGGATGAATTCCTTCGGCAGCTGggccccgcgccgctcttcgACTCACCGCTGGGTCAGGTGCTGCGCGCAGCCTGCACGCTGCTGCAGTATCAACTCGAG CTCATGTACGACTCCGAGCTTGTGGATTCCGCGCGGATGTCGTCGCTTTCGGGTTTTTTCCCCGCGCCCGatcctgcggcgtcttcggcctcgagTGCCTCCTTGTTttgttcttcttcttcagcgccgctgctcacGGTGCCCGACATCCAGTGGCTGTCGCTGACACTCAACAAAGTCGCGTGGAAGCTGCTTCAGGCCTGCTAcgcaccgccgcccgcggtgtcgctctcggcgctccgctcgccccccgcgaccgcgagcgcctgggcgcgtctctcgccaGGAGCCCTGGCGATCCTCGGGGGCGGGACGGcgggggcgtcgcggcgggtgcccgcggcggggcgggggtcggcgctgcggcccgTGCTCACGACTCTCGTGCGGCAGCTCTTTGATCGCAACAGTCGTCTGCATTTCCTGCCTGAGACGTCGTGGATTCTCCCGGAGACAATGAGTCTGCTCAAGAgcaaggcgctgctgcatcagcaggagcgcctcgcccagCTGGACGCGCccttcctcgcggccgccgccgcgaccgaaGGCCTCGAACGCGTCGCGAACTCCGGCGTGAAGCACGCCGAAAAAAttctcggcgccctcctcacTGAGCTTCCTCACACGCTGACCTTCGAAGACCGGGTGCTG GTTTTTTATGATAAAATCAACGCAGATCGCCTGCAGTACCGCGACGTCGCGCACCAGCTGCCGTTCGACCCCAGTCTCCACACCATCCGCCGAGACTACATAG TCGAAGACGGGCTCTTTGCGCTTGGATACGCCGACG TCCACGACTTGAAGGGCTTCTTTCGAATTCAGTTCATCACCGACGAGGGCGTTCCTGAGGAGGGaatcgacggcggcggcctcttcaAAGAGTTCCTC gtgctgctgtcgcgcaAGGTCTTCGACCCCAACTACGGGCTCTTCAAG TCATCTTCCGATAACTCGCTGTACCCCAACCCGAGTGCGCGCCTCGTTCATCAAAATCCTTCCATGCTTTACACTGCGCTCGGCAAGGTCGTTGGCAAG GCTTTGTATGAGAAGATCTTGATTGAGCCGCAGCTGAATCGCGTCTTTCTGAATCTGCTTCTGGGGCGACCGAATCAAGTCGACGACGTTCAGGCGCTGGACCCCGTGGTGCATCGCAACCTGCTTTTCTTGAAGCATTACTCCGACAACGTGCAGAACTTGGCGCTGACCTTCAGCGTCACGCTCGGTGATTTCGGCAGcaacgaggaagaagacttAATCCCCAACGGCAGGAACATCTCCGTCACAAA cgactCAAAGCTGAGGTATATTCAAGCCGTCGCGCACTACAAATGCACGAAGCAGatcgcgaagcagacgcaggcgttTTTGCACGGACTCGCGCAAGTGATTCCGCTCAAGTGGCTGCAGATGTTCAGCCCCGCcgagctgcagctcctcATATCGGGAAGTCCACGAG GTTTTGACGTCGCGGACTTACGTGAGTACGCGCAGTTTACCGGCGGCTTCGAGGCCTCTTCACCTACGATTCGCTGGCTATGGGAGATTCTG GAGGACATGACGAGCGAGGAGCGGTCCAAGTTTTTGATGTTTGTGACGTCCtgttcgcggccgccgctgctgggaTTTCGGAATCTCCATCCCTCCTTCACGGTGCACAGAGTGCCCGAGACGCATCGGCTTCCCACTACCAGCACGTGCGTGAATCTGCTCAAGCTGCCGCCGTATGAATCCAAAAAGGTCCTCCGCGAACGCCTCCTGGAAGCGGTGGAAGGCACGCAGGGATTCGGGCTGTCGTAA
- a CDS encoding diacylglycerol acyltransferase (encoded by transcript BESB_030210), whose product MLNGWFLYIPAILYLIYRRYCTTRRRHLAFIVILLLFICCPMPRNLRARRWKMWNLLHRYHRATVIVEDAKSLPPRKPTIFTAIPHAIVPVAQAVLPTGEFGSLLGYFTIAVASIVKYVPVYGHFSRLVGSEDASGTKLKEVLSRRRQSILISPGGIAEMYTVDEKTEKLHLKDRQGLLRLALQTGADVVPVYCFGNSETFRLLKGSERFQTLARFFRMAILLFYGRFGLPIPFEVPLLYVIGRAMRLPKIENPTSEDVKIAHMRYISEVRRIFSTYKGLYGWKTKELSIQ is encoded by the exons ATGCTGAACGGTTGGTTTCTGTATATCCCTGCGATCTTGTATTTGATTTACCGGCGATATTGCACCACCAGGCGGCGGCATCTTGCATTCATTGTCATTTTGCTTCTCTTTATCTGCTGTCCGATGCCCCGGAATCTCCGTGCGAGAAGGTGGAAGATGTGGAATCTGTTGCACCGCTATCACCGCGCGACAGTCATTGTCGAAGATGCCAAGAGCCTCCCCCCGCGGAAGCCCACCATTTTTACAGCGATTCCTCATGCAATCGTCCCCGTTGCACAG GCTGTTCTTCCCACCGGTGAATTCGGTTCACTGCTGGGCTACTTCACCATTGCGGTCGCTTCGATCGTGAAATACGTACCGGTCTACGGTCACTTCTCGCGCCTTGTCGGCAGCGAGGATGCATCTGG CACTAAGTTGAAGGAGGTcctttctcgtcgtcgccaaagTATCCTCATTTCTCCGGGTGGCATAGCAGAGATGTACACTGTCGATGAGAAAACA GAGAAACTACATTTGAAGGACCGACAAGGACTGCTGAGACTTGCCTTACAGACAGGAGCAGACGTCGTCCCAGTCTACTGCTTCGGGAATTCCGAGACATTTAGGCTTCTGAAAGGAAGCGAGAGGTTCCAAACCCTTGCAAG GTTCTTTCGAATGGCCATATTACTCTTCTACGGTCGCTTTGGCTTGCCAATACCGTTCGAGGTGCCGCTTTTGTATGTCATTGGCCGCGCTATGCGTCTCCCAAAAATCGAGAATCCCACATCGGAG GACGTCAAAATCGCTCATATGCGCTACATATCAGAGGTTAGGCGGATTTTCAGCACGTACAAAGGACTCTATGGCTGGAAAACAAAGGAGCTTAGTATTCAATGA
- a CDS encoding hypothetical protein (encoded by transcript BESB_030220), whose product MFWLEYLGHLNERSSSSSRAPLMERAL is encoded by the coding sequence ATGTTCTGGCTGGAGTATCTCGGACATCTGAATgaacgcagcagcagctcatCGCGAGCCCCTCTCATGGAAAGAGCCCTGTGA
- a CDS encoding protein kinase, other (encoded by transcript BESB_030200), with the protein MAELGAGVVTTTAPAVLGGYTDSAFDLESHPGPDAYLSSGHEHSLRNGNPRLRAAAAVAANQAALAKPVGALQSFPKLLQLDSSPVSLPGGPASLLTSASMPPVGSLSAVPFSSSYLSDVLPAPAPPSSGADSVCRATAASASAPPSHAPFGACDGASTLSRGAMTRGTSTTMAASNTSSTSAPAGLWRTGTAGTSGCAPATDSLGEISTVSSNANKAAAHEPASNSAAVAAGAPGVPAVAADAPAPEGATTALHTAVEKPPPPRASAPRADEGAVAAPMAANAEQCSSVIRQIKDIRHHYTLGRKLGSGYTASVYEAKCVATDQIVAIKDVDKTRQRLIACDTYYRAVYETLAKLPPNRHLLLPPIALLETETHFHVVMERCHGSDMVEYVLKHPPAGISSSACRRLMQQLLLAIYVLHSHNVLHRDIKLDNIMFRYPHVEPAQQKSRSSGGSSGHDNEVALIDFDMCLLLDRPDPPKPLLNANEISVVGTREYMAPECYKGHYSTASDMWSIGVILYVLIDGHFPFDVNNCTKQQNASGSKQGGGTTNDADKTSTSSRDIRRLLRQGVRFEQRIKDRHPLAVDLIQRLLTYDPTVRLSSAYEALCHPWLSSVAPPMPRAGAPTLALLPGALLPRQGLPASDPSAHAHKVAKLHTARTQLRFAGGSTGSHVAAPVAGCAGPGASAGDSAEGRLAYDVRGESNAFYEARMSSGRSSAVGAATRQAGLAHAGNPTATLRTVLALGGGEDSKASHSNAATPSGLTRPSNAALQHKHLAAAAMLLRNPGQLPAPLAAECEPAQLFIDSANDMVAEFASASPSSVRQAPMYAGGDWAVPLPQVAAHRHRRGEQVAYSAGLASTGESHSRTWPPEALGAGSAVGFFLPRAFEPAREAARDVHGHPKCLQQLGGFEGAQTLRGVAPPDLRLFLPELGDAQALSHPAAVPSPHSLQSSAAHGGAADWRTLLAMQRASFQRGQTPEDSTTASAATSSPHFFSSPLAVLGLMGAACGETASATRSSWRTKTSAPAPPPYAPEHAAAVQECVDASYGGLGAAAKSLAAAGAWTSSHAAAVGRLVRVPSHQREQPQSGGRAPFAGGSSGIPPLNYLQGPAPLCHIPPPQPKPGEPANAGTRLTVAAPRQQTQDAGLGELEKKRQASAKLGGLSTDAAASLAANYAAVPHGLQQQGPYRTRQTTRRFLLAGGGADVAAVQGGGLGAVAYSAEAH; encoded by the exons ATGGCGGAATTGGGGGCAGGTGTCGTGACCACCACCGCGCCCGCTGTCCTCGGCGGATACACAGACTCCGCATTTGACTTGGAGTCTCATCCTGGCCCGGACGCGTATCTGTCTTCGGGTCATGAGCACTCGCTCAGAAATGGCaatcctcgcctgcgcgccgccgcggctgtggCGGCCAACCAGGCTGCGCTTGCGAAGCCTGTAGGCGCCCTCCAGAGCTTTCCGAAGCTGCTCCAGCTCGACTCCTCGCCTGTGTCCCTCCCCGGGGGGCCAGCGAGTCTGTTGACTTCCGCGTCCATGCCCCCAGTGGGGTCGCTGTCTGCCGTCCCTTTCTCCTCGTCATACTTGAGCGAcgtgctgccggcgccggcgccaccctccagcggcgcagacagcgTCTGCCGAGCGACCGCTGCGAGTGCGTCCGCACCGCCCTCCCACGCCCCCTTCGGCGCATGCGACGGCGCCAGCACGctctcgagaggcgcgaTGACGCGCGGCACGTCGACCACGATGGCAGCCTCCAACACCAGCAGCACGAGTGCGCCCGCAGGCCTTTGGAGGACGGGTACTGCCGGCACGAGTGggtgcgcgcctgcgactgACTCGCTGGGGGAGATCAGCACCGTCAGCAGCAACGCGAACAAGGCTGCCGCCCACGAGCCCGCGAGCAACTCGGCAGCGGTGGCGGCAGGGGCCCCGGGCGTGCCAGCCGTCGCGGCAGACGCTCCCGCCCCCGAGGGGGCGACGACTGCGTTGCACACGGCCGTCgagaagccgccgccgccgcgggcgagcgccCCGCGAGCGGACGAGGGGGCTGTGGCGGCCCCAATggcggcgaacgcggaaCAGTGCTCTTCGGTGATCAGACAGATCAAAGACATCCGCCACCACTACACACTCGGGCGCAAACTCGGCTCCGGGTACACCGCGAGCGTCTACGAGGCGAAGTGCGTCGCCACGGATCAAATCGTCGCAATCAAGGATGTCGACAAAACCAGACAGAG GCTGATTGCATGTGACACCTACTACCGGGCGGTCTACGAAACTCTGGCTAAGCTGCCGCCAAACCGTCACCTTCTGCTCCCACCGATCGCGCTcctggagacagagacgcatTTCCACGTT GTCATGGAGAGGTGCCACGGAAGCGACATGGTGGAGTACGTGCTGAAGCACCCGCCTGCTGGCATCAGCTCCTctgcctgccggcgcctgatgcagcagctgcttctcgctaTTTACGTTCTCCACAGTCACAAC GTGCTGCATCGGGATATCAAGCTCGACAACATTATGTTTCGCTACCCCCACGTGGAgcccgcgcagcagaagagtcgcagcagcggcggctccagCGGCCACGACAACGAGGTGGCGCTCATCGACTTCGACATGTGCCTCCTCCTTGACCGCCCGGACCCCCCCAAGCCACTCCTGAACGCGAACGAGATCTCCGTCGTGGGCACTCGGGAATACATG GCTCCTGAATGCTACAAGGGCCACTACAGCACGGCGTCAGACATGTGGAGCATTGGAGTGATTCTGTACGTCCTCATCGACGGGCACTTCCCCTTCGACGTGAACAACTGCACCAAGCAGCAGAACGCCAGCGGCTCCAAGCAGGGAGGCGGCACGACAAACGACGCAGACAAGACTAGCACAAGCAGCCGCGACATCCGCCGGCTCCTTCGCCAGGGCGTACGCTTTGAGCAACGCATCAAGGATCGCCACCCGCTCGCGGTCGACTTGATTCAGCGTCTCCTGACCTACGACCCCACCGTTCGCCTCAGCAGCG CTTACGAGGCCCTGTGCCATCCGTGGCTCTCCTCGGTCGCGCCGCCCatgccgcgggcgggcgcgccgacTTTGGCGCTCCTGCCTGGAgcccttctccctcgtcagGGCCTGCCTGCGTCGGATCCGAGTGCGCACGCACACAAAGTCGCGAAGCTGCACacggcgcgcacgcagctgcgcttcGCGGGGGGCTCTACTGGGTCGCATGTGGCGGCCCCtgtcgccggctgcgcgggcCCCGGGGCCTCTGCGGGGGACTCGGCCGAGGGCAGACTGGCATACGACGTGCGTGGCGAGTCCAACGCCTTCTATGAAGCCAGAATGAGCTCGGGGCGGTCCTCcgctgtcggcgccgccacgcgccaAGCGGGGCTTGCGCACGCGGGGAACCCCACGGCGACCCTCCGCACGGTGctggcgctcggcggcggcgaagactcCAAGGCCTCGCACTcgaacgccgcgacgccctcaGGCCTGACGCGACCCAGCAACGCCGCACTCCAGCACAAGcacctcgccgcggcggccatGCTCCTGCGCAACCCAGGCCAActccccgcgccgctcgccgccgagtgTGAGCCCGCGCAGCTTTTTATCGACAGCGCAAATG ATATGGTGGCGGAATTCGCGAGTGCGTCGCCGAGCTCTGTGCGTCAAGCGCCTATGTACGCGGGGGGCGACTGGGCGGTGCCCCTTCCGCAGGTCGCAGCCCACCGAcatcgccgcggcgaacagGTGGCGTAcagcgccggcctcgcgtcgACTGGCGAGTCTCATTCGCGCACCtggccgccggaggcgctcgGGGCGGGCTCAGCTGTGGGTTTTTTTCTGCCAAGGGCCTTCGAGCctgcgcgggaggcggccCGCGACGTGCACGGGCATCCCAAgtgcctgcagcagctggggggcttcgagggcgcgcagacgctgcgcggcgtcgcgccacCGGAtctgcgtctttttctgccCGAGCTAGGGGACGCTCAGGCCTTGTCCCACCCGGCTGCTGTCCCCTCGCCTCACAGCCTGCAGAGCTCCGCAGcccacggcggcgcagcggactGGCGGACGTTGCTGGCGATGCAGCGCGCGTCGTTCCAGCGGGGGCAGACGCCCGAGGACTCGAcgaccgcgagcgcggcgacctcTTCGCCGCATTTCTTCTCGTCTCCCCTGGCGGTTTTGGGCTTGATGGGGGCAGCGTGCGGCGAGACAGCCTCCGCGACTCGGAGTTCGTGGCGGACAAAGAcgagcgcgcccgcgcccccgcCGTATGCCCCGGAGCATGCAGCCGCAGTGCAGGAGTGCGTCGACGCGAGCTACGGCGGGttgggcgccgccgcaaagTCGCtggccgctgcaggcgcgtggACGAGTAGTCACGCGGCGGCAGTCGGGCGCCTTGTCAGGGTCCCGTCGCACCAGCGCGAGCAGCCCCAGAGCGGGGGCAGGGCGCCGTTCGCTGGCGGGAGCAGCGGAATTCCTCCGCTGAACTACCTGCAGGGGCCTGCTCCACTTTGCCACatcccgcctccgcagccgaagCCCGGCGAGCCGGCAAACGCGGGCACGAGACTGACCGTCGCCGCTCCCCgacagcagacgcaggaCGCGGGGCTGGGCGAGttggagaagaagcgccagGCGAGCGCCAAGCTTGGCGGTTTGTCGACggatgcggcggcgtcgctcgctgcgaaCTACGCAGCCGTCCCCCACGGATTGCAGCAGCAGGGGCCCTACCGcacgcggcagacgacgcgcaggtTCCTGCTcgcgggcggaggggcggATGTCGCCGCCGTCCAGGGAGGTGGCCTCGGGGCGGTCGCCTACTCTGCAGAGGCCCACTGA